In Lagopus muta isolate bLagMut1 chromosome 6, bLagMut1 primary, whole genome shotgun sequence, one DNA window encodes the following:
- the LOC125695106 gene encoding heme-binding protein 2-like, with the protein METGGCRMSGAEPSGPAAITLEDLDGVAEESADSAYHSHGSSLEEEGAERMDDEEQERLLNYWQSVGRGHQVDVPRDMAEPIQQLTRNNSPQERQSIPFTLIQRKEKLGDLLYEKRQYGKAKWACIKMKEKQYEQSICLGFMKLMRYICEQNSSGLYLGITIPIVTIVHTNESQSEMRQAVTVAYYLPEVLQDQPPHPFDSDIIIEEWPSTIVYSRSFRGITNEDSIMREINLLAEILESPELCLQDTFIIAGYTNPAAANRHNEIWFLQRP; encoded by the exons ATGGAGACGGGCGGCTGCCGCATGAGCGGCGCGGAGCCGAGCGGCCCGGCCGCCATCACGCTGGAGGATCTGGACGGCGTGGCGGAGGAGAGCGCCGACTCGGCGTACCACAGCCACGGCAgcagcctggaggaggagggggccGAGCGCATGGACGACGAGGAGCAGGAGCGGCTGCTGAACTACTGGCAGAGCGTGGGCAGGGGGCACCAGGTGGACGTGCCCCGCG ATATGGCAGAGCCCATCCAGCAGCTGACCCGGAACAACAGCCCCCAGGAGAGGCAGAGCATCCCATTCACCCTCATCCAGCGCAAGGAAAAG ctcgGAGACCTGCTGTATGAAAAGCGTCAGTATGGGAAGGCCAAGTGGGCCTGCATAAAGATGAAGGAGAAGCAGTACGAGCAGAGCATCTGCCTGGGCTTCATGAAGCTCATGAGGTACATCTGTGAGCAGAACTCCTCAG GGCTGTACCTGGGGATAACCATCCCCATTGTGACCATCGTCCACACCAACGAGTCTCAGTCGGAGATGAGGCAGGCGGTGACGGTGGCATACTACCTGCCCGAGGTGCTGCAGGATCAGCCTCCTCATCCTTTTGACTCCGACATCATCATTGAAGAATGGCCTTCTACTATTGTTTATAGTAG GAGCTTCAGAGGAATCACCAACGAAGACTCAATCATGAGAGAAATAAACCTGCTGGCGGAAATCCTGGAGAGCCCcgagctgtgcctgcaggacACGTTCATCATCGCCGGCTACACAAACCCCGCTGCTGCCAACAGACACAACGAGATCTGGTTCCTGCAGAGGCCATAG
- the PRPF39 gene encoding pre-mRNA-processing factor 39, whose translation MENSTMQNSDNTEEEKTTTAAAVSSDGTGNGAETAAEEQNMDFSTEIMSVTEMEQSPDSSPGLNEDNTQEEGEIPNIGSLQTTDIEAGFPPDFDKFWKVVEDNPQDFTGWVYLLQYVEQENHLPAARKAFDKFFTHYPYCYGYWKKYADLEKRHDNIKQSDEVYRRGLQAIPLSVDLWIHYINFLKDTLDPDDPEANSTIRGAYEHAVLAAGTDFRSDRLWEMYINWEDEQGNLREVTSIYDRILGIPTQLYSHHFQRFKDHVQNNLPRDLLTSEQFIQLRRELASVNGHTGGDASAGDDLPSGTEDITDPAKLITEIENMRHRIIEIHQEMFNHNEHEVSKRWTFEEGIKRPYFHVKPLEKAQLKNWKEYLEFEIENGTHERVVVLFERCVISCALYEDFWIKYAKYMENHSIEGVRHVYSRACTIHLPKKPMVHMLWAAFEEQQGNIDEARRILKTFEECILGLAMVRLRRVSLERRHGNMEEAERLLEEAVRNAKSVSESSFYAIKLARHLFKVQKNLPKARKVLSDAIEIDKENTKLYLNLLEMEYCGDLTQNEENILSCFDKAVNGSLSIKMRVTFSQRKVEFLEDFGSDVNKLLDAYDEHQALLKEQDTLKRRAENGSEEPDEKKMLTDEQTMASAQMMDGDMQVNQAAYNYNAWYQYNYQNAWNYGQYYSPST comes from the exons ATGGAAAACTCGACTATGCAGAACTCAGATAATACAGAGGAGGAGAAGACAACAACAGCAGCGGCTGTAAGCAGTGACGGCACTGGCAATGGtgctgaaacagcagcagaagagcagaataTGGACTTCAGCACGGAAATTATGAGTGTAACTGAGATGGAACAATCACCTGATAGTTCCCCTGGCCTGAATGAAGACAACACGCAAGAAGAGGGGGAAATTCCAAATATTGGGAGTTTACAGACAACAGATATTGAGGCTGGCTTCCCTCCGGATTTTGACAAGTTCTGGAAAGTAGTAGAGGACAATCCCCAGGATTTCACAGGATGGGTCTATCTACTGCAGTACGTAGAGCAAGAG AACCACTTGCCAGCTGCCAGGAAAGCCTTTGACAAGTTTTTCACACACTATCCATATTGCTATGGGTACTGGAAGAAGTATGCAGACCTGGAGAAGAGACATGACAACATCAAGCAGTCCGATGAG GTTTATCGCAGAGGGCTTCAGGCAATTCCTCTTAGTGTTGATCTTTGGATACATTATATAAACTTCTTAAAAGACACCTTGGACCCTGATGACCCTGAAGCTAACAGTACTATTCGAGG agccTATGAACATGCAGTTTTAGCTGCTGGGACAGATTTCCGTTCTGACAGACTGTGGGAAATGTATATAAACTGGGAGGATGAGCAGGGAAACCTGAGGGAAGTTACATCCATATATGATCGTATCCTTGGAATTCCAACACAGCTCTACAGTCATCACTTCCAAAG GTTTAAAGACCATGTCCAGAACAACTTGCCTCGAGACCTGCTGACTTCTGAGCAGTTTATCCAGCTGCGCAGAGAGCTGGCATCTGTGAATGGCCACACAGGGGGCGACGCGTCGGCTGGCGACGACCTGCCCTCGGGTACCGAGGATATCACTGACCCTGCCAAG CTAATCACTGAAATAGAGAACATGAGGCACAGAATCATTGAGATTCATCAGGAAATGTTCAATCACAATGAACATGAAGTCAGTAAGAGGTGGACATTTGAAGAAGGG ATAAAGAGGCCTTACTTCCACGTGAAACCTCTGGAGAAAGCTCAGCTAAAAAACTGGAAAGAGTACTTAGAATTTGAGATAGAAAATGGGACGCATGAACGAGTTGTGGTCCTCTTTGAGAGATGTGTTATTTCATGTGCCCTCTATGAGGACTTCTGGATCAAG TATGCCAAATACATGGAGAATCATAGTATTGAAGGAGTGAGGCATGTCTACAGCAGGGCTTGCACAATACACCTTCCTAAGAAACCGATGGTTCACATGCTGTGGGCTGCCTTTGAGGAACAGCAGG GCAACATCGATGAGGCGAGGAGAATCCTGAAGACCTTTGAGGAGTGCATTCTAGGCCTGGCCATGGTTCGCTTGCGCAGAGTGAGCTTGGAGCGCAGGCACGGGAACATGGAAGAAGCCGAGCGCCTGCTGGAAGAAGCTGTTAGGAATGCCAAGTCAGTTAGTGAATCCTCATTCTATGCCATCAAATTAGCTCGGCACCTCTTCAAAGTACAGAAAAATCTTCCAAAGGCAAGAAAAGTGCTGTCAGATGCCATAGAAATCGACAAA GAAAATACAAAGCTGTACCTCAACTTGCTTGAAATGGAGTACTGTGGTGATCTCACACAAAACGAAGAAAACATTCTGAGCTGTTTTGATAAAGCTGTTAATGGCTCTTTGTCTATAAAAATGAGGGTTACGTTTTCACAGCGGAAAGTGGAATTTCTTGAAGATTTTGGTTCTGATGTAAACAA GCTTTTGGATGCATATGACGAGCACCAAGCACTTCTGAAGGAGCAGGATACTTtaaagaggagagcagagaacGG ATCGGAGGAGccagatgagaagaaaatgctcaCAGACGAGCAAACCATGGCATCAGCACAGATGATGGATGGAGACATGCAGGTCAATCAGGCAGCATACAACTATAATGCCTGGTATCAG TACAATTACCAGAACGCATGGAATTATGGACAGTATTATTCTCCTTCAACTTGA
- the FKBP3 gene encoding peptidyl-prolyl cis-trans isomerase FKBP3, whose amino-acid sequence MAAATAPAQPWSAEELRSEALPKKDIIKFLQEHAAQAFLAEHRLLGQVKNVAKTANKEQLIAAYTQLFLTQRFKGTDGAEPAAEKAKPGKAEKEKEKAAKAEEPTEEGPPKYVKSILKKGDKTNFPKKGDTVHCWYTGKLQDGTVFDTNIQTSSKKKKAAKPLSFKVGIGKVIRGWDEALLTMSKGEKAQLEIEPEWAYGKKGQPDAKIPPNAKLFFEVELVDIE is encoded by the exons ATGGCGGCGGCCACGGCGCCCGCGCAGCCCTGGAGCGCGGAGGAGCTGCGGAGCGAGGCGCTGCCCAAGAAGGACATCATCAAGTTCCTGCAGGAACACGCGGCGCAGGCG TTCCTGGCCGAGCACCGCCTGCTGGGGCAGGTGAAGAACGTGGCCAAGACGGCCAACAAGGAGCAGCTGATCGCGGCCTACACGCAGCTGTTCCTCACGCAG CGCTTCAAGGGCACGGACGGAGCCGAGCCGGCGGCGGAGAAGGCGAAGCCCGGCAAGGcggagaaggagaaggagaaagcgGCGAAGGCCGAGGAGCCCACGGAGGAG GGGCCGCCGAAGTACGTCAAATCCATCTTAAAGAAGGGCGACAAAACCAACTTCCCAAAGAAAGGAGACACCGTGCACTGCTGGTACACCGGGAAGCTGCAGGACGGAACCGTCTTCGACACCAACATCCAGACCA GttcaaagaagaagaaagcagccaAACCTTTAAGTTTCAAAGTCGGCATAGGAAAAGTTATCAGAGGC TGGGATGAAGCTCTCTTAACTATGAGTAAAGGAGAGAAGGCTCAGCTGGAAATTGAACCTGAGTGGGCGTATGGCAAGAAAGGGCAGCCGGATGCTAA AATTCCACCAAATGCAAAACTCTTCTTTGAAGTGGAATTGGTGGATATTGAGTGA